The following proteins are encoded in a genomic region of Schistocerca serialis cubense isolate TAMUIC-IGC-003099 chromosome 9, iqSchSeri2.2, whole genome shotgun sequence:
- the LOC126419140 gene encoding elongation of very long chain fatty acids protein 6 → MNSYMEITLPNYSYVFNFEEEFEHQDTRVWMTKNWTNGFYYCGIYMIFIFVGQHYMQSRPRFELRGILSLWNTMLAAFSIIGACRTAPEFFHVLKNYGLYHSVCIPSFIEQDRVSGFWTWMFVLSKLPELGDTVFIVLRKQPLIFLHWYHHITVLLYSWYSYTEYTASARWFIVMNYFVHSVMYSYYALRAMGYRPPRQLAMVVTTLQLTQMIIGCAVNIWAHQILEAGQQECHISRTNIKLSIAMYFSYFVLFARFFYKTYIDGGHKSKVTTTNGIASAKYIGSKAKVQ, encoded by the exons ATGAACAGCTACATGGAAATAACTTTGCCAAATTACTCATACGTGTTTAACTTCGAAGAAGAATTTGAGCACCAGGACACCAGAGTATGGATGACAAAAAACTGGACCAATGGGTTTTATTACTGCGGGATTTATATGATATTCATTTTCGTTGGTCAGCATTATATGCAGAGCCGCCCACGATTCGAGCTTCGTGGGATTCTATCTTTGTGGAATACAATGCTCGCAGCTTTTAGCATAATCGGCGCATGCCGAACAGCCCCAGAATTTTTTCATGTGCTAAAGAATTACGGTCTATATCACTCCGTGTGTATTCCAAG CTTCATTGAGCAGGACAGAGTGTCTGGCTTCTGGACGTGGATGTTTGTGCTATCAAAACTACCAGAGCTTGGAGACACAGTGTTCATTGTGTTACGAAAGCAGCCTCTGATTTTTCTTCATTGGTACCATCATATTACAGTTTTGCTGTATTCTTGGTACAGTTACACTGAGTACACTGCCTCAGCAAGATGGTTTATTGTGATGAACTACTTTGTGCATTCGGTAATGTACTCCTATTATGCACTGCGAGCTATGGGTTACAGACCTCCACGTCAGTTGGCGATGGTAGTAACTACACTACAGTTAACTCAAATGATAATTGGCTGTGCAGTAAATATTTGGGCACACCAGATCCTTGAGGCTGGGCAGCAAGAGTGTCACATTTCACGCACAAATATAAAGCTTTCTATAGCGATGTACTTCAGTTATTTCGTTTTGTTTGCAAGGTTTTTCTACAAGACATACATTGATGGTGGGCATAAGTCAAAGGTTACAACAACAAATGGCATAGCTTCTGCAAAGTATATAGGAAGCAAAGCCAAGGTACAGTAA
- the LOC126419175 gene encoding fas-associated death domain protein: MPPNINTYIQLKESIISKSNYVSPPELNNFVLEYAQIINSKRRCSSIKNLEELICLLEKRDYISPDNVKPLLCIRDRIRDPQRLHSFSNNGDSISNGIDDDFYGRQMSNSTESQNDVFRTRSLPPRVLELVSEEIGRKWKDLARQLGLREGKMNEIEARYPNNLKERVYACLAMFQENNPDGMEKKLLKALEKARRKDLRDQVEAILRPY; the protein is encoded by the exons atgccaccaaatataaacacatacattcagtTAAAGGAATCTATAATATCAAAGTCTAACTATGTTAGTCCACCAGAACTCAATAATTTTGTGTTAGAATACGCGCAGATAATAAACTCAAAAAGACGTTGTAGCTCGATAAAAAATTTGGAAGAACTGATTTGTTTGCTAGAAAAACGAGATTATATAAGCCCAGACAACGTGAAACCTCTGCTATGTATTAGGGACAGAATCCGCGATCCACAACGCTTGCATTCGTTCAGTAATAATGGAGATTCAATATCAAATGGAATCGACGACGATTTTTATG GAAGACAGATGTCGAACAGTACTGAGAGTCAGAATGACGTCTTCAGAACGCGATCTCTTCCGCCTAGAG TGTTGGAGTTAGTGagtgaagaaattggaagaaagtGGAAAGATCTAGCCCGTCAGTTGGGCCTGAGAGAAGGCAAAATGAACGAGATTGAAGCAAGATACCCCAATAATCTTAAGGAAAGGGTGTATGCC TGTTTGGCCATGTTCCAAGAAAATAATCCTGATGGCATGGAGAAAAAATTACTGAAAGCATTAGAGAAAGCCCGCAGAAAAGATCTAAGGGACCAGGTTGAGGCAATACTGAGGCCGTACTGA